One genomic window of Danio rerio strain Tuebingen ecotype United States chromosome 24, GRCz12tu, whole genome shotgun sequence includes the following:
- the LOC137489268 gene encoding receptor activity-modifying protein 2 isoform X2, with the protein MFYGDYCWAVFSDNMSTIDEQNWCVMEVVLRSYSDLTECMDAASGIAGCFYPNHVVEHLFMGIHQQYFSSCNNEEDLSDAPPGVVLVATLLPIALIPFIVYIVVWKSSLKY; encoded by the exons ATGTTTTACGGTGATTATTGCTGGGCGGTTTTTAGTGACAACATGAGTACTATCGACGAGCAGAACTGGTGTGTTATGGAGGTGGTTTTAAG GAGCTACAGCGATTTAACCGAATGTATGGACGCAGCATCCGGCATTGCAGGCTGCTTTTACCCAAACCATGTGGTGGAGCATCTGTTCATGGGGATCCACCAGCAGTACTTCAGCTCCTGTAATAATGAAGAGGATTTATCTGACGCTCCGCCCGGAGTTGTCCTCGTCGCCACACTGCTGCCCATTGCCCTCATCCCCTTCATAGTGTACATCGTGGTCTGGAAGAGCAGTTTAAAGTACTGA